The following nucleotide sequence is from Cucumis melo cultivar AY chromosome 1, USDA_Cmelo_AY_1.0, whole genome shotgun sequence.
CatgatttttttccataaaGTATACAGATATCACATGAATTTGAAATTCTCATAAAGGCTTGGAAAGCCCACCCATGTGTTAGGTCATAAacaaatctctctctatctttcTCCCTTGTCAATGTGATCTTCTTCTATATAAAGGTCATGTAATTGGGTTCACAATTAATAGTCTTCCATATTCCAAAAGAAATTTCTAACTTTTGTACTTCCCTCGAAGTCTCACTagttctttttcaaaaaatactATAACATGGGTTTTCATTTGCCTAGAATTGTTCAAGCTAAACAAAGTCTTCGACGTTCTTCGTCAACTGGACATGGAACATCAGCGGTTGATGTTCCAAAGGGGTACTTTACAGTGTATATTGGTGAGGTACAAAAGAAGCGTTTCGTCATTCCTTTATCTTACTTGAACCTGCCTACTTTTCAAGATTTGTTGAGTCAAGGAGAAGAAGAATTTGGATATGATCATCCAATGGGTGGCATCACAATATCTTGCAGTGAAGAACTTTTCTTCGGTCTCACTCAAAGTTTGAAACACTTGTGAACTAGAGGAATTGATGACTAGAAATTGGTAGTATAGAAAAAGGATTAGAATAGCACAGAATGTAGATTGTATACTGTATACATTTTTGAAATGAGAGAACTtgattccttcaattggaactTTTGTCTAGTGATTGTTATTCTTTATATTATCAGCACTTGATGATGAAACTGATTGAATGATGATATTGGCTAAAAAAAACTTGCATAAACTGGATCCTACTTCTTGAAATGGCTACTTGCAGTCACATGATGTTTTTTGCTTATTCATTTCctctaattcaaattattcaTCAAGAGATGAATACataatttatcttttcttttgttcttttatgATTTGATTTAATAATATGATTTCAAATATAATGCAAACGCTTAACTTTCAAGCTTGTGGTTAAAAATTTTCCTGTAATTTAAAAATGGTCTAATAAGCCCTTAAAACATTAAATTTGTGTCTAATATGGACTAAATAAATACAAATTTCAAAGTCCACTCATCTATTAGgtattttaaaaagttcatAAACCAAGTAGAGACAAACACCAACATTGAAGaactaaacttgtaatttaaccaAAAATCAATTAGATTTGAATCGTTGAATTTTTTAGAGACTAATCACTATGATTAGCATAGTATTCAGGATTTTTAATCAAGAAGCTGGCACTGTTATTAGATTATGGACTAGATTCAACTGAGGCTAATACTCATAAATCTACCATTTACGCTGCCAATGAGAACAATGTAATTGATGATAAGTCAAAAAACAAAACCATGTGCCATCCATTAATAATTGTAACAGATTGCCACATTTTTCCATAGCTTAATTTGAAACTGGGGTCCTTTCAATTCATCAAGTGTAAAGGATGTACATTTATATTAGAATCATGGAGGAATATTGTACACATATCCATTAGACCATTACCGTTCTACTTTTCTAAACATATCTTCCTTTTTATTGATGGTTAGGTTGTTAGAGtattgatataatattaaatttacctaTATCTATTAGCTTAAGTTTTTGGTACAATTGGTGATTTAACATGGTATCAGAAAGAAAGATCTTGTTCTTTAAATCTCTACAACATTATTTCCTCCCTAATTAATATAAAGGTCGAGAGTTGCAAATACTCATAACCAACCTCAAATAAGAACAGAAAAAACTGATATGCCTCGCTTTTCTATGTCTCTATTTTATCACCCAAAGAAAAAGAACCAGGTTAAGTAGAACACAGTATCCATGCTAAAGATTGTGTGAGTTCTTTGTTAACACTAAAAATCAACAAAGCTTCTTACTTAGACAGCTAAGTAATGCAATTGGACTTTATTTTACCAGAAGGACAAGAAGGGCTTGAATGCCTCAAATATGTCTATGATAATATTAAAATTGTAGAGGTTTATTCAACTTCTCTAGTTGTTATCTAAAAACGAAAGTAGGCCATGATGTTTCTTCACAAGGTATAGAGAATGACCATATATCACATGAATTTGAAATACTCATAAAGGTGTGAAAGACACATCCATGTGGTAGGTAATGAGCTAATGTCTCTCTAGCATTGAATATCATCTTCTTGCCTTGACTAGACCTTTGAGTAACCTAAGCCTTTCATCTATATAAAGGTCATTATATGGATTCACAAGCAACAAGAGTCTTTCCATATTCGAAATCTTGAAAGAAATTTAGAAGTTTTGTATTCCTTTCAAGGTCTCATATTTCAAATCTTGGAACATATCACAACATGGGTTTCCGTTTGCCTCGAATTGTTACTGCTAAGCAAAGTCTTCAACGATCTTCATCAAAAGAAAATGGAACATCTCCGAAAATTGTTGATGTTCCTAAGGGCTATTTTAGTGTTTATGTCGGTGAGGAACATAAGAAGCGTTTTGTCATCCCACTATCTTACTTAAACCAGCCTTCTTTTCAAGATTTGTTGAGtcaagcagaagaagaatttgGATATAATCATCCAATGGGTGGCATCACAATTCCTTGCCATGAAGACGAGTTCCTTGATCTCACTCGGAGTTTGAATGAATCATAAAGTAGAGATGAACATTTAGGAATGGATAGTGTAAAGAAAATGAATTAGAGTGTAGAAACAATGCAAACATTTTTTCAACGTGGAAACCTGATTTGTTGAAACTGTTGTATACTGTTcacaattctttttcttcttttattgaAACCAGATTATATTTGTGAATTAAAACTCGTTCTTCCTTTCCTCTTACCCTTCACATTTATTGTATGTAAAAGTgatttctttactttttttttttttaccagaAAAATTGCCGATAGCTTCTTCTGAGAAGGAGCTGATGCACCCTACTTTagacttttctttttaactctttttttctcttttcattaAATTTGTACATCAAAAGGTCAAGAAAGACATTTAAGTTTCTTCCATTAACTTAATTTATTTGATTAATGTTGTAATTTTCGAAGTATTACTTGAAACAAAATAATCTGTTAATAAGATTCTAATTGTGTTCGGCTAGAAGTttcaaataaacaaatttaCATAATGCTTTAATTTGGAGAGGAAGCTCGCTTTGGAATTTCAAACATAGCTTCCAATAAATATTTATCTTAATGCAAGAAAATTTAGAAGGTATGCTCAAAATTTCAGCAAGATTGAAAAGGATGCAAATCTAATTAGTTGTTAGTTTAAGGTCACCATGAATTAGGAAATTGATGAGGTGAGATTTATTGTACCATGGTAAACAAATTACTCAGTATATAATATCAAGAAGCTGGACTAATATTATATTATGCACTTGATTAAGGTGAGGCTAATACTCATAAACCTACCACAGTTGTAAGTGGGATCACCGTAGGGTTGTTCACCAAATATTGTTAGAGAGATTGGACACCTTCAAATGAGAATCATGTTATTGAAGATAAGTCAGAATACCATGTGTTATCCATAAAtgactttattattttttactatttttccttaagttttatttgaaaatggTTGTGAAGTATACCTACATGTACAGTCGCTATAGCTACCATGTACCAATCGATCAGTTTGAGAAAAAACCTCATGTGATGTTTCCGTATAAACTACTGTTCATCCTACAATGGCACCCACATTAGCTTTGCCACATTTTGTTAACTCTTCACAGTTGACTGGTCATCTATATATACGTATATCATCCAAGAAGGAAATCTTCTTTTTAGAAGTTTAAATCTTCTTATACACATTATTCAATTTCTGGAAAAACAAATATCGCTACCAGACTACCTCATGTCATGCAGATTCTTCTAGCTTCCTTGTTGGTGGGTCATCCTTTTGTCGACTTGGTTGGCTCTGTTTGCGTGCTTTCTTTTGGAGTTCGTAGAGTGAGAGAAATAGAAGGCTTTTTTTAGACTCTTTTTCCTCCTTTAATAGTTCTATAGAGATGGTTTTGTCTACTGCTTTTCCTTGGTGCAAAACAAAACACCCTTTCTTTCATTATAGTTTCTCTTTTTATAGTCAGTAATTGGCACTCTATTTTGTAATCGCCTTTAGGTGTTTGGGATTCTCCCCTTATTTCATTTATCAACGAActgtttctttaaaaaaaatgtcatcCAGATTCTTCATTTTTCATCCATTCTTACTTGAAATGCTGTAGAGTCTTCTTCATTACCTAACAATATTCCAAAAGGGTATACTCTAGTCTATGTTGGAGAATAGCAAAAGAACCAATATGAAGTAACAATATATTACTTGAATGAAACATCATGTCGTAAGTTGCTGAGCTGGGTCGAGGTAGAATTTGAATACAACGATCCCATGGGACGTCTCCCACTTCCCTGTAGAGAAAATGTATTTAACGAACTAGCCTCTTGCTTAACAGAGAATTAAAAATCTATGGCATATTTCCTTTCTTAATAGGAATTGAGTGACAATAAAAATATGTATTCCACCTTTTGAAGATACACGAATGTCTGCTTAGGCTGCTCTCAAGTCCTGCCATTCTCAGGCTTGTGAAAGAACTCAAGTGCAATAATTCCCACAAAAGCCTGTAACCGATGTCCTATCTCACACTGATCAGTGCATGAAAAAGAAGTATAATATTTGACCCTAACATATCAATTGTGTAAAGCATTGAACAAACCATTTTAGTTCAGTCTTTCAACAAAATAGGATGGGCTTTTCGAATTTGTGACAATGAGAGTTGTTGGTCTTTAGTGTTAACAAAATGCTTTTCACTATTTTTCTCTTTAGGCGATCTCCTAAAAATATCTTGCCGCCACATTTATTAAAATGCCGTTTGAGATTGTTAATAAGAGGAATAAGGAGTACCATAAGCACATTCTCCATTTTACATGAATGTACATACTTGTAGTGCCTCCTTGGAGCACTGCAAACCAAAAGCTTTTGTTTAGACATAATAAACACATCCCTCTGTGAATTCCTTTAAGAACAAGAACGTCTAGTTTGGGTAGATGACTAAAGCCTCTTCCTTTTACAATAACTCCTCCCCATATCGTGccctccaaagagcaactcttctcaaaaggATATGTTTCTTTTACTTCAAAATGGGGTTGGTACTTCAATGAGAAATTATTGAACAATTTGTACGAACATTGATTTGTGTAAACAGTTGGAAGACGAAAATTTTCTTGTGACATAaaggtttttaaaatttattttattggtcATACAAAAATGTATAACAGTGATCTGTATCACCAAACTCGGGAACTCAAAATCTTAAGTTgataatttattaaatgtatAATATTTTAATACATTCTTAAAGATAGCAATCCAACATTAATTTGTAACTTATTGGAaagtatttaatattttttagagTCTCTCTGCTAACAGTTGACACTAACAACCAACAAAGTTTCTTAGCTGTAACCTTTCCCATTGAAGTGAAATGTAATAGACAGAACTATCAAATGAAACTAAAATTTTGTTTCACCAGAAGGACAACAAGGGCTTGATTGCCTCTGATATGTCCACTATCCTATTAAAATTTTGGAGATTTTTTTAACTCGCTTTCCGGTTGTTATTTGGAGATGAAAGTAGGACATGATGTTTCTGCATAAGGTACGTAGAAAGACACTCACGTGATAAGTTATAAGCCAACGTCTCTTTAGTATCGAATTTCATGTTCCTTCCTTATCTCTATCTTTGATTAACCTAAGCCTTTCATCTATATGAAGGTTATCATTTGGGTTCACAGCCAACAAGAGTCTTTCCCTATTCCAACTCTCAAAAGcaatttttcaagtttttttttgtgTACATTTGTAACATGGGTTTCCGTCTACCTAGAATTGTTACTGTAAAACCAAATCTTCAGCGCTCTCATTAACAGGGCATGGAGCATCTTCAAAGTTTGTCGATGTTCTGAAGGGATACTTTAGAGTTTATGTCGGTGAGATACAAAGAAGCGTTTTGTCATCTCGCTATCTTACTTGAACCAGCCTTCTTTTCAAGATTTGTTGAGtcaagcagaagaagaatttgGATACAAACATCCAATGGGTGGCATTACAATTCCTCACAGTGAAAAACTATTTCCTCGATCTCACCAAGAGTTTGAATGACTCATGAAGCAAAGAGATTAGTATCTAGAAATAGATAGTATATACAAAGGATTAGAAAAGTACAAAATGTAGactatatattttttgaaaggAAAGACTTGTTCTTTGAACTGAAATTCTTTTACATTGTTCATAGTTGTTTTCGTGATTGAAACTGGATGATGAAACTACTTGAATGATTCCACTGGTTTGAAAATTTTACATAAACTAGATGATTATAAAGCAGCAACTAGTAATTATACTACATAGTTATTTTCACtcgctttttttctttattcaaaTTATTAACCAAGCGGTGAAGAAGGTTTTCATCTCTTCATTTTCTATGCCATCTTTCATAACATAGTTTTAAATTCTGCTTTTTCAaccaaaagttttaaaattcattttagtatttttgaaacttctttattttatttaaagtgAAAGTTCACTAAGGAACTCTAAATTGAATCATAAGAACTAATGCAAGATCTCTAACATAATTTACTCAAAATCTCATAAGATCTCATCAAGGTTGAAAAAGATGGATGTCAAATTAAGAATTTGCTACTTTAAGTTCATTGAATTTCCACTTAAGAGCCTAATCACTAAGATAATAACTCACAGATTCACCACATATTTGTGTGGGATCTTTATAGGGACGTTAACGATGGACAATGGTTGAACGAAACTTAAAAATAAGTTCTCAATTGAGTATAGAGAAGGAATGTTTCAATTTTTAGAGGTTGCAAAGTATCACGTCGATGCACTGACAGATTTAGTATAAGTCCAAGGGTCTGAGCCCCTCTCAACTTTATcgtctttatatatattatatatatacatatatatattatatataatatatgtataactttttaatttttaatactcGTAGGTAGCTTAGTGGTTGTTCTGTTTGTCAGCTTCTATTTCGACCGAAGTTCAATTTCCAcccaataaataataattatacaccacaaataataattatacacTCGTTCCCTACCTAAATTAAAGTTATTCAACTTCATTCATTTTATTTATATGCATtcgttttaatatttaaaaccgttcttattttttgttttagtttttaaaatttctccTTCAACTTCTTCTTGGCTTCTTCTTTAATTTATCTACTAATTTATGAAGTAAGTTTTGTaacttattttcttctcttttcaagtttgttattttatttttatgcatTTGGTTTTCGtatttcaaatcatttttattttttgtatttgtattatacctattttattatttcttgAAATAATCTATGGATCTTAATTAAACTTGTTGGGTTGTTTAAGTTATATTGTTGTTATATGTCAATATCTTTCTTGATTTATTCTCATTACAATGttatattattgtaaatttaatttgaaatctaaatgaacaaatattttaaaagaaaatcgaCGAGGTCATCATctcttttgaagaaaaataataatagttacaAGAGGTATTGTACATATATAATTTGACTAAACAATAAGTCACGTGTCAATAAATTTTCTGGATCCGCCACTACGACGAtgaggtgtccatgcaagagatgtatagACTAAAATTGggactcattagagggtgtagAGAGACATTTATTAACGACTAGAATATTCTCCTCCTACACAAATTGGTTGTATCATGGAAAGCCAGTCAACTTGCATAGAGGTATATAAAAATTTGATGAATGAGCTAGCAGTGACACTTTCTATATATGAAGGAACTAGCCGTAACCCTTTCCATGAAGGAATTAGCAGTAACCATTTTCCTGAAGACAATGAAATGTTGGATATGTTGCATGATTTACAAGCTCCGATTGAACACGAAGAAGAAATGGCGAAGGAAAGTTAGGAGAATGACATGTCGTTTAATATTAGTGTAGAACACAAGACGACGAACATATTTAAGGAGTTATTAAACCAAGCACGTCGTGAGTTATACCCCAACTGTTCAAAATTTTCATCCCTTTAACTTTTTGGTTAcgttgatgcatgtgaaggttCTCAACGGTTGGAAtaacaagtccttcgacatgttgttagagaTATTAAAACGTGTGTTTCCAATGTGTAGACTTGATGTTGAACCTACGGTAGTGGAAAGATCGATTATGTGTCATGTTGTTGAGGACTTCATaacgatgatgatgaacaattatCCGTTCAAAGCGGATCAAATGATGACGAATCATGTATTCACATATATTTCGTTTTTTATATTATTCAGTTTCAAGTACtctcaattttttaattaatttttgtttatttgttcaCACGTAATATGTCATTCCCTTCCGATTTTGATGAGACTAATGCACTTTTTGATTTCAACGCCGACGAGTTCAATAACGCAGGAGGCACGTCCTCGATGGGCAACACGTCTGGTTAGTCCCGTGACATAAATAATTAATTGCATAAACCTGGAGTTCAGTTTCTGATATTCTTCTCTTTTCATAGATGACTCTCAACCTAGTACTCGCACTCCTAGGAGATGACAACGCTCTAGGAACTTGGAGTTAGATAGATATGTGCAGCAACATAGGAAGATCCCTATATCTATTGCTCCAGGATAGGATAAGTCGATCGGTCTACATTACTGTTCGCTTCAGTCCCGAAAGACCGATCGACaattcttcatcttcatcatatAAGCAAGAGGTGCACGCCAGAGAGGTTATCGAGCTAGAAGGTCACCTTGACAATGTGACGGAGTTGCATGAGCGAGCAATGGAAGAAAGTAATTGGAAATACGAAGAAAATGCCCGACAGATGGAAGAAATGAGGAAGATGATTAAAGAACTTAGAGGACCTTGATTCCACTGCGGTACgaatttttcaacttttaagttttttaattttttatcggtgatatatatctaaatttaatttCCTGTCATTGTAAGTTGGGAGGCGTTGGGAAACTTGTGTCCGCGACACTTGGTAgatttgatttttagtttttagtttgtATTTTTCATGTAACTTTTGAATTTACagtacttttttaatatttgaattaattttaattttaattatattttattcattttacgTTAGTTGTTATCAGAATTTGTTGAATTTAAAATCGAATGAGAACTCAATagccaaaaaaattaaataataataatttaaaaggtTTTTCCTGATGCAGCAAATGCCTCAAGAGTGGGCCCTTTATCGCCAAGTGTCCGACGTGGCAACGTTCAGTATTGTCGACGTACATGTGAACGTCGGCAATAATGTTAGGCTGACG
It contains:
- the LOC103490321 gene encoding auxin-induced protein 15A-like, whose amino-acid sequence is MGFHLPRIVQAKQSLRRSSSTGHGTSAVDVPKGYFTVYIGEVQKKRFVIPLSYLNLPTFQDLLSQGEEEFGYDHPMGGITISCSEELFFGLTQSLKHL